Proteins from a genomic interval of Medicago truncatula cultivar Jemalong A17 chromosome 3, MtrunA17r5.0-ANR, whole genome shotgun sequence:
- the LOC11431470 gene encoding zinc finger protein CONSTANS-LIKE 4, translating into MASKLCDSCKSATATLYCRPDSAFLCGACDSKVHAANKLASRHPRVTLCEVCEQAPAHVTCKADAASLCITCDRDIHTANPLAARHERVPVTPFFESNTSHSVKSLNNNNNNYDAVKDEAEAASWLISDPKADLNSSPYLFSDSEAIPFMDLDYGVIEHKNDGVVPVHGNFDPFVSAYKNNNVHLHTELETPSQSQISQSVSSSSMDVGVVPDANTVPEISNCGYGTVAVDREARVMRYREKRKNRRFEKTIRYASRKAYAETRPRIKGRFAKRTDAVDSISGYGVVPTC; encoded by the exons ATGGCTTCTAAACTCTGTGACTCATGCAAATCCGCCACCGCAACTCTCTACTGCCGCCCTGACTCCGCCTTCCTCTGCGGCGCTTGTGACTCCAAAGTCCACGCCGCTAACAAACTCGCCTCCCGTCATCCTCGCGTCACTCTCTGTGAAGTCTGCGAACAAGCACCTGCACATGTCACGTGTAAAGCCGATGCAGCTTCTCTTTGCATCACCTGTGACCGTGACATCCACACTGCTAATCCTCTCGCCGCACGTCACGAGCGTGTTCCCGTTACTCCGTTCTTCGAATCCAACACTTCTCACTCTGTTAAATCgcttaacaacaacaataacaactacGATGCTGTTAAAGATGAAGCTGAAGCTGCTTCGTGGTTGATCTCTGATCCGAAAGCAGATCTCAACTCATCTCCTTATCTTTTCTCTGATTCCGAAGCTATTCCGTTTATGGATCTTGATTACGGTGTAATTGAACATAAAAACGACGGTGTTGTTCCCGTTCACGGTAACTTCGATCCTTTTGTTTCTGCTTACAAGAACAACAACGTGCACTTGCATACAGAGTTAGAAACACCGTCACAGTCGCAGATTAGTCAGAGT GTTTCATCTTCCTCGATGGACGTTGGAGTTGTTCCTGACGCGAACACCGTGCCGGAGATATCAAACTGTGGTTACGGGACGGTGGCGGTGGATCGTGAAGCTAGGGTTATGAGGTACAGGGAGAAGAGGAAGAATCGAAGATTCGAGAAGACAATTCGTTATGCTTCTCGTAAAGCTTATGCGGAAACTAGGCCTAGGATTAAAGGGAGGTTTGCGAAACGCACTGATGCAGTTGATTCCATTTCTGGATACGGCGTCGTTCCCActtgttga
- the LOC11435406 gene encoding probable protein phosphatase 2C 59 has translation MGYLNSVLSSTSQVRAIDDGPVSGGGLSHNGKFSYGYASSPGKRSSMEDFYETRIDGVDGEIVGLFGVFDGHGGVRAAEYVKQNLFSNLISHPKFISDTKSAITDAYNHTDNEYLKSENNHHKDAGSTASTAILVGDRLLVANVGDSRAVICRGGNAIAVSRDHKPDQTDERQRIEDAGGFVMWAGTWRVGGVLAVSRAFGDRLLKQYVVADPEIQEEKVDSSLEFLILASDGLWDVVSNEEAVGMIKPIEDAEEAAKRLMQEAYQRGSADNITCVVVRFLMNQGTSSHSSSNQFAGHS, from the exons GGTCCGTGCTATAGATGATGGACCGGTCAGCGGTGGCGGTCTCAG TCACAATGGAAAGTTTAGCTATGGGTATGCTAGCTCGCCTGGCAAGAGATCTTCAATGGAAGATTTTTATGAGACCAGAATTGACGGTGTCGATGGTGAAATCGTTGGCCTTTTTGGAGTCTTTGATG GTCATGGCGGTGTTCGTGCTGCTGAGTATGTTAAGCAAAACTTGTTTAGCAATTTGATCAGTCACCCAAAATTCATATCTGACACCAAATCAGCAATAA CTGATGCATACAATCATACCGACAATGAATATCTGAAATCAGAAAACAACCATCACAAAGATGCAGGATCTACTGCATCTACCGCCATTCTAGTTGGTGATCGTTTGCTTGTTGCAAATGTTGGAGACTCCAGGGCCGTTATATGCAGGGGCGGTAATG CAATTGCTGTTTCTCGAGATCATAAGCCAGACCAAACTGATGAGAGGCAAAGGATTGAAGATGCAGGAGGCTTTGTTATGTGGGCTG GAACTTGGAGAGTTGGAGGTGTTCTTGCTGTCTCTCGTGCATTTGGTGATAGACTCTTGAAGCAGTATGTTGTTGCTGATCCAGAAATCCAG GAAGAAAAAGTTGACAGTTCTCTTGAGTTTCTTATTCTGGCCAGTGATGGGCTATGGGATGTCGTCTCAAATGAG GAAGCTGTTGGTATGATTAAACCTATTGAAGATGCAGAGGAGGCAGCAAAGAGACTGATGCAAGAAGCATATCAGAGAGGTAGTGCTGACAATATCACTTGTGTCGTTGTTCGTTTCTTGATGAACCAAGGCACTTCTTCTCATAGTAGCTCCAACCAATTTGCCGGCCACAGTTAG